A part of Kryptolebias marmoratus isolate JLee-2015 linkage group LG8, ASM164957v2, whole genome shotgun sequence genomic DNA contains:
- the opn7d gene encoding opsin 7, group member d has protein sequence MGNASDTSPAFASSISKQHDIMMGSLYSLFGVLSVMGNCILLLVAFHKRSTLKPAEFFIVNLSISDLGMTLTLFPLAIPSAFSHRWLFGEITCQLYAMCGVLFGLCSLTNLTALSLVCCLKVCFPNYGNKFSSSHARLLVAGVWCYASVFAVGPLARWGRYSAEPYGTACCIDWHAPNHELSALSYIVCLFVFCYALPCTVLFLSYSFILLTVRGSRQAVQQHVSPQTKTNGAHALIVKLSIAVCIGFLGAWTPYAAVAMWAAFGDATQVPPAAFAVAAVFAKSSTIYNPVVYLLCKPNFRECLYRDMSALRQMIHRGSPQPQEGFGFNSQRNKDTSASMRFSNEQQESYGACLNCTENAALCHLTAPQKTACVLTGSAYTEVTITQISAKPQTDFL, from the exons ATGGGAAATGCTTCAGACACATCCCCTGCGTTTGCCTCTAGCATCTCCAAGCAGCACGACATCATGATGGGTTCACTCTACAGCCTGTTTG GTGTACTGTCGGTCATGGGCAACTGCATTCTGCTACTTGTTGCCTTCCACAAGCGATCAACTTTGAAACCAGCAGAGTTCTTCATCGTCAACCTCTCCATCAGCGACCTTGGGATGACACTCACTTTATTTCCATTAGCAATACCATCAGCTTTCTCACACAG GTGGCTGTTTGGAGAAATCACCTGCCAGCTCTATGCCATGTGTGGAGTGTTATTTGGTCTCTGCAGCTTGACAAACCTCACAGCTCTCTCCTTAGTGTGCTGCCTTAAAGTGTGCTTCCCTAACTATG GGAACAAGTTTTCCTCCTCACACGCCCGCCTCCTGGTGGCTGGAGTTTGGTGCTACGCGTCCGTGTTCGCCGTGGGGCCCTTGGCACGGTGGGGGCGTTACAGCGCTGAACCTTACGGCACAGCCTGCTGCATCGACTGGCACGCGCCCAACCACGAGCTTTCAGCTTTGTCTTACATTGTCTGCCTTTTCGTCTTTTGCTATGCACTGCCCTGCACCGTGCTCTTCCTTTCCTACTCTTTCATCCTGCTGACTGTGCGGGGCTCACGTCAGGCCGTTCAGCAGCACGTCTCGCCACAGACCAAGACCAACGGTGCACACGCTCTCATCGTGAAG CTGTCTATAGCAGTGTGCATCGGCTTTCTGGGTGCCTGGACCCCTTATGCTGCTGTGGCCATGTGGGCTGCTTTCGGAGACGCCACACAAGTTCCTCCTGCTGCATTCGCCGTAGCCGCCGTGTTTGCCAAATCCTCCACCATCTACAACCCAGTGGTCTACCTGCTGTGTAAGCCCAACTTTCGGGAGTGCTTGTACAGAGACATGTCTGCGTTACGGCAGATGATTCACAGGGGCAGTCCGCAGCCGCAAGAAGGCTTCGGCTTCAACTCACAACGCAACAAGGACACGAGTGCCTCCATGAGATTTTCAAATGAGCAGCAGGAGAGCTACGGGGCATGTCTGAACTGCACTGAGAACGCAGCTCTGTGTCATTTGACTGCGCCCCAAAAGACTGCCTGCGTCCTGACAGGATCCGCCTACACAGAGGTGACGATTACCCAGATTTCAGCCAAACCGCAAACAGATTTTCTCTAG